The following proteins come from a genomic window of Pichia kudriavzevii chromosome 1, complete sequence:
- a CDS encoding uncharacterized protein (PKUD0A03490; similar to Saccharomyces cerevisiae YMR161W (HLJ1); ancestral locus Anc_2.350) codes for MADCTPEQAKLVDEILSIQRTDYYRVLKVDKSASDVEIKKSYRKLAIKLHPDKNKHPKASEAFKVIAKAFEVLGDESKRKLYDMTGTDPDSRSAGASGGGAGHPGAHFNNFQGFGGGFPGFQGGFQPGPGMGGGLNEDLLNMLFGMGGLGNNGFSFTFGGNGFPNNGFYYSNQPGMNARRRAAQNANAQRQGQGARRGAAGREQAQWTQYIVQFLPLLIILFSIIINSLTGDSSSNYNNARQFHGRVPKYGFEKGAGLDVERTTPNHNINYYISEKTLNNFQGRKNADTELAGLDKYVEGQYINELSQTCQREKNYQRELIESAQGIFYNDWDKIERAQKMTLPHCERLRELNLL; via the coding sequence ATGGCAGATTGTACCCCGGAACAAGCAAAGcttgttgatgaaattttaagCATTCAACGTACTGACTACTATCGTGTTTTAAAAGTTGACAAATCAGCAAGtgatgttgaaatcaaaaaatcaTACAGAAAGCTGGCTATCAAACTACATCCTGATAAAAATAAGCATCCAAAAGCCTCAGAAGCATTTAAGGTCATTGCCAAAGCCTTCGAAGTTTTAGGCGATGAATCTAAGAGGAAGTTATACGACATGACAGGTACTGATCCAGACTCTCGTAGTGCAGGTGCCTCTGGGGGAGGTGCAGGACATCCAGGAGCAcatttcaataatttccAGGGCTTTGGGGGCGGATTTCCTGGATTTCAAGGAGGGTTCCAACCAGGACCTGGTATGGGTGGTGGTCTAAACGAGGATTTATTGAATATGTTGTTTGGTATGGGTGGTTTAGGTAATAATGGATTCTCATTTACCTTTGGAGGTAATGGATTCCCTAATAATGGATTCTACTATAGTAATCAACCAGGAATGAATGCTAGAAGACGTGCAGCACAAAACGCCAACGCACAACGTCAAGGACAGGGTGCAAGACGTGGAGCTGCTGGACGTGAGCAGGCTCAATGGACACAATACATTGTTCAATTCCTACCTTTACTGATTATTTTGTTCTCCATAATAATCAACTCACTTACTGGAGATTCGTCCTCTAATTACAATAATGCAAGACAATTCCATGGTAGAGTTCCTAAATatggatttgaaaaaggtgCAGGTTTGGATGTTGAACGTACTACACCAAATCATAATATTAACTACTACATCAGTGAGAAGACCCTCAACAACTTCCAAGGGCGAAAAAATGCAGACACCGAATTAGCTGGGTTAGATAAGTATGTTGAAGGACAATATATCAACGAACTAAGCCAAACATGTCAGAGGGAAAAGAACTACCAGAGGGAGCTTATTGAAAGTGCACAAGGTATCTTTTATAACGACTGGGATAAGATCGAAAGAGCTCAAAAAATGACATTACCTCATTGTGAAAGATTAAGAGAACTTAATCTTTTATAG
- a CDS encoding uncharacterized protein (PKUD0A03460): MATPFEHQCHQIERLLAIRSVHRDAAHRNSQGKGPLGSRQMNKSNTGSGSSFNSMSTHMMSGAHLGTLVQNFKSKSNRRQVASQTQTSGNYKTPYKYGVDGNYPFQQTPAEYVNASNPMNLLQQLQRQQQQQQQLYIQQQQQQQQQQQQQQQQQQQQVQQQQQQQQQVQQQQQQQQQVQQQQQNGNLLESFLYQQLSNQSQQSLHSPALTAASIGFDYNNLTSSTLNTPTEEKNPDIFGNGSINNNMVDPTSLLPLFNRTPSSTSNNDTPQTASQSRLPSLNFNTLLDHQENAQRPNSSMASLDSSLPSTHSTVASATDARNDSPNMVSDLLGNSPALTSVSNLNNTIGSNATAPPPVDPLESIWKKSKETEAADGLEKSYLESADLYKSKDSAVFGKTF; encoded by the coding sequence ATGGCGACGCCCTTTGAGCATCAGTGTCATCAGATCGAGCGTCTTCTAGCCATTAGGAGCGTCCATAGAGACGCTGCACACCGAAATTCACAGGGTAAAGGTCCATTGGGAAGCAGACAAATGAATAAGTCTAATACTGGAAGCGGCAGCTCGTTTAATTCCATGTCAACCCATATGATGAGTGGTGCACATCTGGGAACTCTTGTGCagaatttcaaaagcaAGTCCAATCGGAGACAGGTTGCTTCACAAACCCAAACAAGTGGCAACTATAAGACCCCATACAAATATGGGGTTGACGGAAACTATCCTTTCCAGCAAACTCCAGCAGAGTATGTCAATGCTAGTAACCCAATGAATCTATTGCAGCAGCTACAAAgacagcagcagcagcagcagcaactctatatccaacaacaacagcaacagcaacagcaacaacaacaacaacagcaacaacaacaacaacaggttcaacaacagcaacaacaacaacaacaggttcaacaacagcaacaacaacaacaacaggttcaacaacagcaacaaaatggaaacttACTTGAGTCTTTCCTGTACCAACAACTATCAAACCAAAGCCAGCAATCTCTACATTCTCCTGCATTGACAGCGGCATCAATTGGGTTCGACTATAATAATCTCACCAGCTCTACCTTAAATACTCCTacagaagagaaaaatcCAGATATCTTCGGTAATGGATccatcaacaataacatGGTCGATCCAACGTCGCTTTTACCGCTCTTTAATAGAACCCCTTCCTCTACATCAAATAATGATACCCCACAAACGGCTTCGCAATCGAGATTaccttcattgaatttcAACACTCTCTTAGatcatcaagaaaatgCGCAACGTCCAAACTCTTCTATGGCCAGCTTGGATTCTAGTCTTCCCTCAACCCACTCAACTGTTGCCTCTGCCACAGATGCCAGAAATGACTCGCCTAATATGGTCTCAGACCTGCTTGGGAACTCGCCTGCCTTAACCTCtgtttcaaacttgaataatACCATTGGATCTAATGCTACTGCCCCACCCCCTGTTGACCCATTGGAATCTATCTGGAAGAAGAGCAAGGAAACTGAGGCAGCAGATGGCTTGGAGAAATCGTACTTGGAAAGTGCAGACCTTTATAAATCCAAAGATTCGGCCGTCTTTGGTAAGACATTCTAG
- a CDS encoding uncharacterized protein (PKUD0A03480; Pfam Domains: SNF2_N(5.1e-105)|Helicase_C(1.1e-22)) translates to MSLEPEVKTEGKDLQNEAGLGQVKDGSRTTLADADELMKVFQKKLRAVVNMDHTANTTFNDLKLMNDEFQFLATTNGIYLDRKFTDKLRTQVDKMNPSTDIYDKIFKRQKQAREEAGALDHLKSTVLDYMVDVQTEREYILQNLNESNSSSKLSPDENPYVAPLRVNYIDPIKNLAFNGFNAKATQEPNRPQRRSRRTSSVKTNENQSTASKPNTRGSKGKSKKNSLATTAITNNVVKSKRKRKPTVRADEILDDEEFETELTAILENQQEEEEPKKKRRRGKNTVSTEDAVSHTENVKPPEPVIEESLSQKQLKSLERHYDNTYISIWKDLARKDGPKAYRLFQQTAQAKSINMRKTAQLAMRECKKWQSKTTKQQKDLNAKARRNMREMLSFWKKNEKEERNLRLKAEQEALAKAKKEEEEREAKRQARKLNFLINQTELYSHFIGRKIKTSEMEGEMGDKNIPSSSSTNSNGKHLSEDQVDLSLATKDFNALNFDEEDEAELQKRAAANAQSALLEAKNKAQQFNHGVKRADNNSDDSADESDEEDNEGELNFKNPSSAGDLVVDQPKLLNCTLKEYQRKGLNWLANLYEQGINGILADEMGLGKTVQSISVLAYLAETHDIWGPFLVVTPSSTLHNWQQEITKFVPDFNVLPYWGTAKDRKVLRKFWDRKNIIYNRNTPFHVVVTSYQLVVADQQYFQKMKWQYMILDEAQAIKSSQSTRWKSLLNLQCRNRLLLTGTPIQNNMQELWALLHFIMPSLFDSHDEFSEWFSKDIEAHAQANSKLNEEQLRRLHAILKPFMLRRIKKNVQSELGDKIEVDVYCDLTNRQKKLYRMLRSQINLMDLIENNKRIGNNEEVESLMNVVMQFRKVCNHPDLFERADTKSAFSFSSYSMTGNLLKEVNEPLLELNYSTRNLIEYRIPKLIIDDLLLPSFEKENLTDKERMIKKMFSVYNAESLVSNEKNEMNVLKFVRESPSEVKRIVNNNVLINAVNNRNYGQTTRDSRAKLIEEIYGHDEKNSVVLSSQVSDKIPNHMRDAIDSVSKAMYMRSFQKGYHDNARAPPVELVISKSNLNSIKNDVLFSPTIRQALLPLNLDTQAALIENEVPLKDWPKAEMLPEEESNYMGGGTIRLPSMERFVLESAKLKKLDQMLVDLKKGGHKCLIYFQMTRMMDLMEEYLTYRQYKYIRLDGSSRLSDRRDLVNDWQTNPELFIFLLSTRAGGLGINLTAADTVIFYDSDWNPTIDSQAMDRAHRLGQTRQVTVYRLLVRGTIEERMRDRAKQKEHVQQVVMEGKVDVLEQPEEREKSDKKEMALWLLEDDK, encoded by the coding sequence ATGTCTTTAGAGCCCGAGGTCAAGACCGAAGGGAAAGACCTTCAAAACGAAGCAGGCCTTGGTCAGGTAAAGGATGGTTCTAGGACCACTTTAGCCGATGCTGATGAACTAATGAAGGTTTTCCAGAAGAAGCTAAGGGCTGTTGTTAACATGGACCATACTGCAAACACCACTTTCAATGACTTGAAGCTTATGAATGATGAGTTTCAGTTCCTTGCTACCACGAATGGTATTTACCTTGATCGCAAATTCACTGATAAATTGAGAACTCAAGTGGATAAAATGAATCCTTCAACTGATATATATGACAAGATTTTCAAACGTCAAAAGCAGGCAAGAGAAGAAGCTGGAGCTTTAGACCACCTAAAATCTACAGTATTAGATTACATGGTAGATGTTCAAACTGAACGTGAATACATCCTCCAAAATTTGAACGAATCTAATTCAAGTAGTAAGTTATCACCGGATGAAAATCCATATGTGGCACCATTGAGAGTCAACTATATAGATCCAATCAAAAACTTAGCATTTAATGGATTTAATGCTAAAGCTACCCAAGAACCAAATAGACCACAACGTAGAAGTAGAAGGACCTCTAGCGTGAAAACTAATGAGAATCAATCAACGGCCAGTAAACCTAATACCAGAGGAAGCAAGGGCAAATCTAAAAAGAATTCACTTGCAACGACTGCAATTACGAATAATGTTGTGAAATcgaaaagaaagagaaaaccaaCGGTCCGTGCGGATGAGATActagatgatgaagaatttgagaCAGAATTAACTgcaattttggaaaaccaacaagaggaggaggaaccaaagaaaaaaagaaggagggGCAAAAATACTGTTTCCACTGAAGATGCTGTGAGTCATACAGAAAATGTCAAACCACCGGAGCctgttattgaagaaagtcTATCTCAGAAGCAGCTGAAGTCCCTTGAAAGACATTACGATAACACTTatatttcaatttggaaaGATTTGGCAAGAAAAGATGGACCAAAAGCTTATAGGTTGTTCCAGCAAACTGCTCAAGCAAAATCTATCAACATGAGAAAGACGGCACAGTTAGCCATGAGAGAATGCAAGAAATGGCAAAGTAAAACCACCAAGCAACAAAAGGATTTGAATGCAAAGGCTAGAAGAAACATGAGAGAAATGTTAAGTTTCTGGaagaaaaacgaaaaagaagaaagaaatttgagattgaaaGCCGAACAAGAAGCTCTGGCTAAGGCTaagaaagaggaagaagaaagagaagcaaaGAGACAAGCTAGGAAACTAAACTTCTTAATCAACCAAACCGAACTATATTCTCACTTCATTGGTAGGAAAATTAAAACTAGTGAAATGGAAGGTGAAATGGGCGACAAAAATATACCAAGTAGTTCTTCAACCAACTCCAATGGTAAACATCTTTCCGAAGATCAGGTTGATTTGAGTTTGGCGACGAAAGATTTCAATgctttgaattttgatgaagaggatgaaGCTGAATTACAAAAGAGGGCTGCTGCCAATGCACAATCGGCCTTGTTAGAAGCTAAAAATAAGGCACAGCAGTTTAATCATGGTGTCAAGAGAGCTGATAATAATTCTGACGACTCGGCAGACGAATCTGATGAGGAGGATAATGAGGGCGagttgaatttcaaaaaccCATCTTCAGCTGGTGACCTTGTTGTTGACCAACCTAAATTATTGAACTGCACCCTAAAGGAATATCAACGTAAAGGTTTGAACTGGTTGGCGAATCTATACGAGCAAGGTATAAATGGTATTTTGGCAGACGAAATGGGTCTCGGTAAAACTGTTCAATCTATTTCGGTCCTTGCATACTTGGCGGAAACGCATGATATTTGGGGACCTTTCCTTGTTGTGACACCTTCCTCGACGTTACATAACTGGCAACAGGAAATTACAAAGTTTGTGCCTGATTTCAATGTCTTACCATATTGGGGTACTGCCAAAGATCGTAAAGTTCTACGTAAATTTTGGgacagaaaaaatattatatACAATAGAAATACTCCATttcatgttgttgttacttCTTATCAGTTAGTCGTTGCAGATcaacaatattttcaaaaaatgaagtGGCAGTATATGATTTTAGATGAAGCACAGGCCATTAAATCATCTCAGTCTACCAGATGGAAGTCGCTACTCAACTTACAATGCCGTAATAGATTACTTTTAACTGGTACtccaattcaaaataacaTGCAAGAATTATGGGCCTTGTTGCATTTTATCATGCCTTCATTGTTTGATTCTCATGATGAGTTCAGTGAATGGTTTTCCAAAGATATTGAGGCGCATGCTCAAGCTAATTCCAAATTGAATGAAGAGCAATTGCGTAGGTTACATGCTATTCTAAAGCCATTTATGTTACGTagaatcaagaaaaacGTTCAAAGCGAATTGGGTGATAAGATCGAGGTTGATGTTTACTGTGATCTGACTAATAGACAAAAAAAGTTGTACCGTATGTTACGTTCCCAAATCAACTTGATGGACTTGATTGAGAACAATAAAAGAATTGGtaacaatgaagaagttgagtCGTTAATGAACGTTGTCATGCAATTTAGAAAAGTTTGTAATCATCCTGATTTGTTCGAAAGAGCAGATACAAAGTCTGCATTTAGCTTCTCTTCTTATTCAATGACAGGTAATTTACTAAAAGAAGTTAATGAACCTTTATTGGAATTGAATTACAGCACAAGGAACCTAATCGAGTATAGGATACCAAAACTCATCATTGATGACCTTCTGTTACCATCATTTGAGAAAGAGAATCTTACTGACAAGGAACgaatgataaaaaaaatgttttctgTTTACAATGCCGAATCTTTAGTCAGtaatgagaaaaatgaaatgaatGTTCTCAAGTTTGTTAGGGAGTCACCTAGTGAGGTGAAACGGATTGTCAATAATAATGTATTAATCAATGCAGTGAATAATAGAAATTATGGACAAACTACTAGAGATTCAAGGGCAAAACTCATAGAGGAAATATATGGTCATGACGAGAAGAATTCGGTGGTATTGAGCTCGCAAGTATCTGATAAAATTCCAAACCATATGAGAGATGCCATAGACAGTGTTTCGAAAGCTATGTACATGAGAAGTTTCCAAAAAGGTTATCATGATAATGCTAGGGCTCCTCCAGTTGAATTAGTAATTTCAAAAAGTAACTTAAACTCAATAAAAAATGACGTTTTATTTAGTCCTACAATAAGACAAGCACTATTGCCATTGAACCTTGACACGCAAGCTGCACtgattgaaaatgaagttcCTCTCAAAGATTGGCCGAAAGCAGAGATGTTACCTGAAGAAGAATCCAATTACATGGGAGGTGGTACTATACGACTTCCATCAATGGAAAGATTTGTTCTAGAAAGTGCcaagttgaagaaacttGACCAAATGTTGGTTGACCTTAAGAAAGGTGGTCATAAGTGTTTGATTTACTTTCAAATGACTAGAATGATGGATCTAATGGAGGAATATTTGACTTACAGACAATATAAATACATCAGGTTGGATGGTTCCTCTAGACTCTCGGACAGAAGAGATTTGGTGAATGATTGGCAAACGAATCCTGAACTATTTATCTTCTTGTTGTCGACAAGAGCAGGTGGTTTAGGTATTAATCTTACTGCTGCAGATACCGTTATTTTCTACGATTCGGATTGGAACCCAACAATCGATTCGCAAGCCATGGACCGTGCTCACAGATTGGGACAAACTAGGCAAGTTACTGTTTACAGATTGTTAGTTCGTGGCACAATCGAAGAACGTATGAGAGACCGTGCTAAGCAAAAGGAGCACGTCCAACAGGTCGTCATGGAAGGCAAAGTTGATGTTCTTGAACAACCTGAGGAAAGGGAGAAATCTgataagaaagaaatggCACTCTGGCTACTTGAAGACGATAAATAG
- a CDS encoding uncharacterized protein (PKUD0A03470; similar to Saccharomyces cerevisiae YGL153W (PEX14); ancestral locus Anc_2.315), producing MSQQSNTRQEMLDNAVSFLTDPSVADTPMAKKIQFLESKGMSNAEINQALTIAATQQQTHKGPPPAPPIPAGAGVPSTGGGLGVAPFPYYAPPPPPAPRSYDWKDYVIMGTTSAGIMYGAYQIVSRYLLPKVIPPSQSKLDEDKESLEREFQRVEAVLEQLEKDQSEFISRQDEKTKLIDEALMEVDAIVKATNEKNLRNEETLKYLKLEVDSIKTTLLKNLEAQKSTISSELKELEEKTDNLISFIDSIDSKKETEGYRQSGTEIPRPSPSPPANLLTNNRSTSSVSVPTEPKYELDIPPPSSVPSAKDILNENYKSTSSTSLPPPAEVTTTEPSSNIPAWQLASAQKSKIGNSDASIPAWQLAAQDN from the coding sequence ATGTCACAACAGAGCAACACTCGTCAGGAAATGCTGGACAATGCTGTTTCCTTTCTAACAGATCCTAGTGTTGCAGATACTCCTATGGCAAAGAAGATACAGTTTTTAGAGTCAAAGGGGATGTCCAATGCAGAAATAAACCAAGCATTAACTATAGCCGCCACTCAACAGCAGACACACAAAGGCCCGCCACCGGCTCCTCCTATTCCGGCTGGAGCAGGTGTCCCAAGCACAGGTGGCGGTTTAGGTGTAGCTCCCTTCCCATACTATGCCCCACCACCACCTCCAGCACCACGCTCCTATGATTGGAAGGATTATGTCATTATGGGTACAACTTCGGCGGGAATTATGTATGGTGCATATCAAATTGTGTCTAGATACTTATTACCGAAGGTTATTCCTCCGTCTCAGTCAAAGCTAGACGAAGATAAGGAAAGCTTGGAAAGGGAATTCCAACGGGTTGAAGCTGTTCttgaacaattggaaaaagACCAAAGTGAGTTCATCAGTAGacaagatgaaaaaacCAAGCTGATCGATGAAGCATTGATGGAAGTAGATGCAATTGTGAAGGCTACCAACGAGAAGAACTTGAGAAATGAGGAGACATTGAAGTATTTAAAGTTAGAGGTTGACAGTATCAAGACAACATTACTGAAGAACTTGGAAGCTCAAAAGAGCACCATTTCCAGTGAACTAAAAGAGTTGGAGGAGAAAACAGATAACTTGATATCCTTTATTGATAGCATTGACTCGAAGAAGGAAACGGAAGGATACAGGCAATCAGGCACTGAAATCCCAAGACCTTCACCATCACCACCTGCTAATTTGCTGACTAACAATCGCTCGACATCAAGCGTTAGTGTTCCAACAGAGCCCAAGTATGAACTTGATATACCACCACCATCTAGTGTGCCATCTGCTAAGGATATATTAAATGAAAACTACAAGTCGACTTCCAGCACTTCGTTGCCGCCGCCAGCAGAGGTCACAACTACGGAACCAAGTTCTAATATTCCTGCATGGCAATTAGCTTCTGCGCAAAAGTCGAAAATAGGGAATTCTGATGCTTCAATTCCAGCCTGGCAACTTGCTGCACAAGATAATTAG
- a CDS encoding uncharacterized protein (PKUD0A03500; Pfam Domains: G_glu_transpept(2e-138)): MTFRRPLEFVTNSRRSAVYSLNGMVSSTQPLANSAGTEILSKGGNAMDACVAMSACLALLEPASTGIGGDCFVLWYDSKEKKVSGLNGSGRSARNITLDWLKKSRSRDVNGFRLAEDSVFKVNVPGAICGWYDSMKKWGSGNVTFKEVLAPAIRLAEEGYPVSQISASLWKNEEEKLKRMNTKCSRETLGLFLPNGTAPREGQVVRNPEVGRALRIISERGKKGFYEGEIAEAIIRELNSRGHVMTREDFSEHKSTFVDPISYEFLGHKLWEIPPNGSGIIALMTLGLIKQLSTKGAVDLKKLKHNSSDYLHVIIECLKVAFKESEEYVNDYEHFHLRTGIDQNHLISQVLSDDYLYEEIKGFEMGQASDIRNVPNSIFKSDTVYFTATDKFGNACSFINSVYEGFGSGIIVPGYGFTLHNRGGNFTLNAQSKNCIDGNKRPYHTIIPGMITNSHGDELYASYGIMGGYNQPQAHVQVYMNMLLFGMTPQEALDAPRLTLTSDMRFRDEDLGCGSDGPVSNGHTVVHLEEGITGDVKVELERRGHVVGDIVEGHARRKFGRGQIIRREGQVWSGGSDMRGDGAAVPGG, encoded by the coding sequence ATGACGTTTCGTAGACCTCTTGAGTTTGTTACGAATTCTAGACGTTCGGCGGTATATTCACTGAATGGAATGGTATCATCTACACAGCCATTGGCTAATTCGGCCGGAACCGAAATACTCAGTAAAGGGGGGAATGCAATGGATGCTTGTGTAGCAATGTCTGCATGTTTAGCGCTTCTTGAGCCGGCAAGCACAGGTATTGGTGGTGATTGTTTTGTACTTTGGTACGATTCTAAGGAGAAAAAGGTTAGTGGTTTGAATGGCAGTGGGAGATCTGCTCGCAACATAACGCTCGAttggttgaagaagtcaCGGTCCAGAGACGTAAATGGGTTTAGGCTTGCAGAAGATTCTGTCTTTAAAGTGAACGTGCCGGGTGCTATTTGTGGATGGTACGATTCCATGAAAAAATGGGGGTCAGGCAATGTTACATTTAAGGAAGTTTTAGCACCTGCCATTCGCCTGGCTGAAGAAGGATATCCAGTCTCACAGATAAGTGCCAGTTTATGGAAGAACGAGGaagagaagttgaaaaggaTGAATACCAAGTGCAGTAGAGAAACACTAGGGCTATTCCTACCCAATGGTACAGCACCTAGGGAGGGTCAAGTTGTTAGGAATCCAGAGGTGGGTAGGGCGTTACGGATAATTTCCGAGAGAGGTAAGAAGGGGTTCTACGAAGGTGAGATTGCCGAAGCAATAATCAGGGAGCTGAATAGCCGGGGGCATGTAATGACAAGGGAAGATTTCTCGGAGCACAAGAGTACATTTGTGGACCCTATAAGTTATGAGTTTCTAGGTCATAAATTATGGGAGATTCCGCCCAATGGGTCTGGTATAATTGCCTTAATGACTTTAGGACTGATTAAGCAATTATCCACTAAAGGAGCAGTTGACttaaagaaattaaagCATAATTCCAGTGATTATCTACATGTGATTATTGAATGCCTGAAGGTCGCCTTCAAAGAATCCGAAGAGTATGTCAATGATTATGAGCATTTCCATTTACGTACAGGGATTGACCAGAATCACTTGATTTCACAAGTGTTGAGTGACGACTATCTCTATGAGGAAATTAAAGGATTTGAGATGGGTCAAGCGTCTGATATTCGGAATGTCCCCAATAGTATATTTAAATCCGACACGGTATATTTCACAGCAACCGATAAGTTTGGGAATGCGTGTTCCTTTATCAATTCTGTCTACGAAGGGTTTGGAAGTGGAATAATTGTACCAGGATACGGATTCACTCTACACAATCGAGGAGGAAATTTCACATTGAATGCACAGTCTAAAAATTGTATTGATGGCAATAAGCGTCCCTACCATACAATTATTCCTGGTATGATAACCAACTCCCATGGGGATGAGCTCTATGCGAGCTACGGAATCATGGGGGGGTACAACCAGCCACAAGCGCACGTCCAGGTGTATATGAACATGCTCCTCTTTGGCATGACACCGCAGGAAGCCTTAGATGCTCCTCGGTTAACATTGACCTCAGATATGCGATTTCGAGATGAAGATTTAGGTTGCGGCAGTGATGGTCCGGTTAGTAATGGCCATACTGTAGTGCATCTCGAGGAGGGGATTACGGGGGACGTCAAGGTCGAGCTAGAGAGACGTGGACATGTAGTGGGCGACATTGTTGAAGGCCATGCCAGACGCAAGTTTGGTAGGGGGCAGATTATACGACGGGAGGGACAAGTGTGGAGTGGCGGCAGTGACATGCGAGGAGATGGTGCAGCGGTTCCGGGGGGTTAG